Within Natator depressus isolate rNatDep1 chromosome 6, rNatDep2.hap1, whole genome shotgun sequence, the genomic segment ATTCTCTCAGGACTGACAGAACGTCCAGAGCTACAGGTTCCCCTGTTTGGGCTTTTCCTACTGATTTATGTTATCAccctggtggggaatggggggatgatCTTGTTAATCACAACTGACCCCCGActgcacacccccatgtactttttcctcagtaatttgtctttctgtgacctctgcctTTCCTTGACAATTTCCCCTCAGATGCTGCTCAATTTCTTAGCCGAGAGGAAAAACATTTCTTTCACTGCCTGCGCtgtccaaatctctctctctatcactTTTGGAGATTCTCAGGGCTtcttgctggctgtgatggcgtatgaccgttatgtggccatctCTAATCCACTGCTCTATACAGTCACCATGTCCAGGCAGCTTTGTAAACAACTGGTGGCTGGGGTGTATGCTCTGGGGCTTTTGGATTCAATGATATTCATGTGTTTTACATTTcggctgtcattctgcagctccaacatcatcaatcatttcttctgtgacatccCCCCACTGTTGGCGCTCTCCTGTTCTCACAC encodes:
- the LOC141989005 gene encoding olfactory receptor 5W2-like, which codes for MEEGNHTEVTEFILSGLTERPELQVPLFGLFLLIYVITLVGNGGMILLITTDPRLHTPMYFFLSNLSFCDLCLSLTISPQMLLNFLAERKNISFTACAVQISLSITFGDSQGFLLAVMAYDRYVAISNPLLYTVTMSRQLCKQLVAGVYALGLLDSMIFMCFTFRLSFCSSNIINHFFCDIPPLLALSCSHTRISENVMFSFACCIIMSSFIPVLLSYVYIISTILQIRSVDGRCKAFSTCTFHLTAVVLLFGTLLFMYLHPPSSYSMDRDKVSSLFYTVVIPMLNPLIYSLRNMEVKDALRKAMNKLLTNS